A genomic stretch from Vulpes lagopus strain Blue_001 chromosome 11, ASM1834538v1, whole genome shotgun sequence includes:
- the FCRLA gene encoding Fc receptor-like A isoform X2, protein MRLGCVLTAGVLYFSPTVLWAAQMLLGVIIALGLWFPAPAAGCHAAAPFETLQCEGPVSTQESSCDTQEDLMSPREVDFQVKGYTFSKPFHLIVSYDWLILQGPVSPIFEGDPLTLRCQAWQDWPLAQVTFYRDGSAMGPPGPNREFSIAVVQETDSGHYHCSGILRSPGPGSPETASSVAIKIQELFPAPLLRATPSAEPREGDPVTLSCQTKLPLQRSTTRLFFSFYKDSRTVRSRGLSPEFQIPTASKAHSGSYWCEAATEDNQVWKQSSKLEIRVQSPSSSTSSRNLNPAPQKSPVPESTPTAFPGPQPPLSTPSKNPGFSSPLQVPDPHLYHQMGILLKQMQDMRALLGHLVMELRDLSVRLKLETIKGPVEYE, encoded by the exons GGGTCATCATTGCCTTAGGCCTCTGGTTTCCTGCACCAGCAGCTGGATGTCATGCTG CTGCCCCTTTTGAGACGCTGCAATGTGAAGGACCTGTCAGCACCCAGGAGAGCAGCTGTGATACCCAGGAGGACTTGATGAGCCCAAGGGAAGTTGACTTCCAGGTCAAGGGCTACACTTTCAGTAAACCCTTCCATCTGATTGTGTCTTACG ACTGGCTGATCCTCCAAGGTCCAGTCAGCCCTATATTTGAAGGAGACCCACTGACTCTACGGTGCCAGGCCTGGCAAGACTGGCCACTGGCCCAAGTGACCTTCTACCGAGATGGCTCAGCAATGGGTCCCCCTGGACCTAATAGGGAATTCTCCATTGCGGTGGTGCAAGAGACTGACAGCGGGCACTATCACTGCAGCGGCATCTTGAGGAGCCCTGGTCCTGGGAGCCCAGAAACAGCATCTTCCGTGGCTATCAAGATCCAAG AACTGTTTCCAGCCCCACTTCTCAGAGCCACCCCCTCTGCTGAGCCCCGAGAGGGGGACCCGGTGACCTTGAGCTGTCAGACAAAGCTGCCCCTGCAGAGATCAACCACCcgcctcttcttctccttctacaAGGACAGCAGGACAGTGCGCAGCAGGGGCCTCTCCCCGGAATTCCAGATCCCCACAGCTTCAAAGGCGCACTCTGGGTCCTACTGGTGTGAAGCAGCCACTGAGGACAACCAAGTTTGGAAACAGAGCTCCAAGCTGGAGATCCGGGTGCAGA GTCCCTCCAGCTCTACTTCGTCCCGCAACTTGAATCCAGCTCCTCAGAAATCACCTGTTCCAGAATCTACTCCAACAGCATTCCCTGGACCTCAGCCTCCACTGTCCACCCCTTCTAAGAACCCAGGCTTCTCCTCTCCTCTACAGGTGCCAGACCCCCATCTGTATCACCAGATGGGCATTCTTCTCAAGCAAATGCAGGATATGAGAGCTCTCCTTGGTCACCTGGTCATGGAGCTGAGGGACCTATCTGTCCGCCTGAAGCTTGAGACCATAAAGGGTCCTGTTGAATACGAGTAA
- the FCRLA gene encoding Fc receptor-like A isoform X1 has product MRLGCVLTAGVLYFSPTVLWAAQMLLGVIIALGLWFPAPAAGCHAVTALFSASQTMPCSAAPFETLQCEGPVSTQESSCDTQEDLMSPREVDFQVKGYTFSKPFHLIVSYDWLILQGPVSPIFEGDPLTLRCQAWQDWPLAQVTFYRDGSAMGPPGPNREFSIAVVQETDSGHYHCSGILRSPGPGSPETASSVAIKIQELFPAPLLRATPSAEPREGDPVTLSCQTKLPLQRSTTRLFFSFYKDSRTVRSRGLSPEFQIPTASKAHSGSYWCEAATEDNQVWKQSSKLEIRVQSPSSSTSSRNLNPAPQKSPVPESTPTAFPGPQPPLSTPSKNPGFSSPLQVPDPHLYHQMGILLKQMQDMRALLGHLVMELRDLSVRLKLETIKGPVEYE; this is encoded by the exons GGGTCATCATTGCCTTAGGCCTCTGGTTTCCTGCACCAGCAGCTGGATGTCATGCTG TCACAGCTTTGTTTTCTGCTTCTCAAACCATGCCCTGCTCAGCTGCCCCTTTTGAGACGCTGCAATGTGAAGGACCTGTCAGCACCCAGGAGAGCAGCTGTGATACCCAGGAGGACTTGATGAGCCCAAGGGAAGTTGACTTCCAGGTCAAGGGCTACACTTTCAGTAAACCCTTCCATCTGATTGTGTCTTACG ACTGGCTGATCCTCCAAGGTCCAGTCAGCCCTATATTTGAAGGAGACCCACTGACTCTACGGTGCCAGGCCTGGCAAGACTGGCCACTGGCCCAAGTGACCTTCTACCGAGATGGCTCAGCAATGGGTCCCCCTGGACCTAATAGGGAATTCTCCATTGCGGTGGTGCAAGAGACTGACAGCGGGCACTATCACTGCAGCGGCATCTTGAGGAGCCCTGGTCCTGGGAGCCCAGAAACAGCATCTTCCGTGGCTATCAAGATCCAAG AACTGTTTCCAGCCCCACTTCTCAGAGCCACCCCCTCTGCTGAGCCCCGAGAGGGGGACCCGGTGACCTTGAGCTGTCAGACAAAGCTGCCCCTGCAGAGATCAACCACCcgcctcttcttctccttctacaAGGACAGCAGGACAGTGCGCAGCAGGGGCCTCTCCCCGGAATTCCAGATCCCCACAGCTTCAAAGGCGCACTCTGGGTCCTACTGGTGTGAAGCAGCCACTGAGGACAACCAAGTTTGGAAACAGAGCTCCAAGCTGGAGATCCGGGTGCAGA GTCCCTCCAGCTCTACTTCGTCCCGCAACTTGAATCCAGCTCCTCAGAAATCACCTGTTCCAGAATCTACTCCAACAGCATTCCCTGGACCTCAGCCTCCACTGTCCACCCCTTCTAAGAACCCAGGCTTCTCCTCTCCTCTACAGGTGCCAGACCCCCATCTGTATCACCAGATGGGCATTCTTCTCAAGCAAATGCAGGATATGAGAGCTCTCCTTGGTCACCTGGTCATGGAGCTGAGGGACCTATCTGTCCGCCTGAAGCTTGAGACCATAAAGGGTCCTGTTGAATACGAGTAA